GTTTCTCCGAAGCAGGAGATGGTTTTGTTCTTGCAATAAACTCGACGATATCATCCCGCAACGATCTTCTCGGAGCCCACCCGAGCGCGCGAGTCTTGGAAGAATCAATGGCTGCTTCCATACGATTGCCTTGTCGCTCTGGCAACATCACAACATCATCACCAAATAGTTTCGCAAGCTCAAGAATAGTGAGCTTTTCCTCACCACCGATGCCATATCCATCACCGCTTCCATTCTCCCCCACCAACACGAGCGCGTCTACGATATCATCAACGTGCGTGAAAATACGCGCCTGGTTCCCGGGGAAAACGACCGATCGCGGTAATCCGCGCGCATATTGTTCTTTAAAGATTGCGACAACGGTACCGAAATCGTTCGATCGTTCCCGCGGACCATACACGTTATAAAAATAAGTAATTGCGTACTTAAGACCAAACCACTCACCATAGTTTTTCACCAGATCAGTCATACTTGCCTTGCTCCACGCATACGGGCTCTGGTCACGGCCAAGGCCTTTGTCGCCGAACTTAGTTGAACTACCGGCATAGATAAGCTTTGCTCCGCGACGGCGGGCAAATTCAAGTACTGCAAACGTTCCAAATTGATTTAAATCCCATACCCGTTCAATATCCTCAAAACTTTTTTCCACGCGCGAATATTCGCCTAAATGGTACACGATATCAACCTGCTCGGGAATTTGACGCTCAATATCCTTTGTGTGTCCTTCACGGTATTCCACTCCCGCCACATGATTTTCGCGCGAACCGGTAAAGTAGTTATCGAGCGCAACGACCGTATGTCCATCTTTCACAAGCCGCTCGCACAGATGCGAACCGATGAAGCCCGCGCCGCCGGTAACGAGGATGGTCTTCTTTGTCGCCGTATTTTGCATATGGCAACTATACCGTATTCCAGACACAAAAAAAAGCGGCCGGTTGCCGGCCGCTAAAGCATCCAGATGGGAGTTATCTAGACACTGGGAGCTTAATCCAAAATCGTGATCTCGTTCGCGCTGATCAAGCCTTCTGTGGTTTCTTCTTTGCGTCTGATGAATATAACTCCCGCGACCCCCGTAAAGGTTACACCGAAAAGCGCCAGAAGCCACTTGGTAAGCGAGGATTCCTGTGTTGCCTCCAGAGGCATCAAAGCTCCCGCGGTAAGCGCGAGAGGAGTGTCGGACGCTTCCTCATAGGAGCCGAGTTCTTGTTCAGCTCGCGCACTTCCGTTCTCTTTCGTTGCTTGAGGATAAGAGGCGGAAACAACAGGCAGAGAAGCAGATTGCGTGCTCACACGTTCCTCGACGCTCTTTGCGACTGGTGACGCATCAATGGCTTCTGTTCCGTAGCGGTACGCCAATTCGCCATTCGGATATAGAAGCGCCACATCACTCCCGCTTGTCGAGGGAAGCCCCGTTACCGAAGCGACAAAACGGATAGGCGATTCGGGAGGAATAAACGTGTTTTTCGGTATCGTAAAGTAATGTTCTCCCGCGGAGAGACGCCACCATGAAATATCCAGTTCTGTTTGAGATGTGTTGGAAAGCTCAATAAAAGGATTTGTACCAACTCCAACAGCACTGATGCTGATGGATGCGGGGATCACGCGCACGCGCGCTCTGTCGGATGCGGAAAATTTACCCGATGCGATATCAAGCACTACGATATATTCCCCCGGGTATGAATAATGATGCAAAACGTTTTGTCCCTCTTTTGTGCCTCCATCACCGAAGCTCCAAATAAAGCGCGCGTTCGGGAGCGGCTTTTTTTCTATGCCGAGTGCTTGCCCTTCAAATAGCACATCCGCTCCCGCCTGAACTGTCTTGTCAGAACCCGCGTTCGCGTATATCTGCGGCTCCACGGGGAATCCGGAAGAAACATTGTTTGAGTTTGTGTTAGAAGTATTTGTGGTGGAAGTTTCCTGTTCTGAAGTGCTGTCGATTGCTGTCGGTGAGACAACATTTATTGCTCGCGGTGTTGGTGCGGCGGTAATCCATACGCTCCCACTCCGCCCCGCAGTTTCTTTGGTACTTTTATTTCCTTTCACTTCTCCCCCGCCGATTTTCCATCCATCACTTCCATCAACCCGATCTTTTTCATTTCCGTTTCCATCAAGAAGTACGAGTATAGCACCTGAGTCGAGAAATCCGCCGAACGGATTGATAAGATCGGCAGGCACATCCGGAACCGTGTTATCGTCGGTACGCTCAATGAGATAGTAGCCATTCCCTGCAATGCTTCCAGAGAGCGCAATATCTTTTTTCCCCTCAATGCGAAGTATCCATCCGGTAAGGTCAATAGAGCTCCCAGTGTTTGCGAGCTCAGCCCACTCATTTGACGCGGAATCATTCGTCCCCATCCACGCAATTTCATTGATGACCACTTGCGCTCCTGCGAAAAAAGGCGTGCTGAACACCGTGACACATAAAAGAAAGAAATAGGACAGATGTCTCTTCAACATGTTCGTACGTTTTTACTCAAGAATTTTTTTAAGCGCTTCTTCCGGGATTTCTTTGATGCTTCCGTTGTGCGTACCACTTTCCTGCTTCGTGTGCGCAGAGGCGGGAGTGGGTGTCAGTGGCAGAGTAGGTTTTTCTCTCTTTTCTGTTTTTGCTTCTTGTTTTGCCTCTTGCTGTTCTTTTGCCTGCTGTTCTTTAAGGATACCGGCAAGCGCCTCGCGTAATTGATTCTTGTTCTCGGAGGGTGCCTCGGTGCGACGCGGTGCGTACCCCTGCCTCCTGTCCGTCCTCTGCGTCTCAAGCACTGCGGGAGTAGGAGGAGGCGTTTGTTCTTTTATGGCCTCGGGTCTTTTGAATTCTGGTGCGTGCTCCTTGGGTGGAAACTGTCTTCTTGGGTCGGGGACATGTTTCCTCTCCGCCACGGCAGGCCTGTCTGCTGTGGCAGGCTTCTCCCGCTCCTCTTCTCTCCTCCCTCTCCCGACATTGCCTTCTTTACCTGCCGAAACGATACTGGGCGCGGCATCTTTCTTTTCTTTCTCCTTGGGTATTCCCTCTTCGTTTATTCGCTCCCTGATTATCTTTTCCACTTCCGTGCGCGGACGAGCATACAGTCTCCGTGACGACTCGATCACCTTGTCGCGAGAAGACACCGGAGGGAGTGCGATGGGAGGAAGCGTCATTGCGGAAAACGGTTTTGAACTCACTCCGTCAATCATGAGCTTGAGGTAGACTTGCGCAAAACCCAAATTTACGACATCTTCCGCCATAAAGGTCGGCGCGAACTCTTTTTCAAATATGTCCGCGTCAAACGACCCGACACGAAACACGATCATCGTCCCGACGTTACCAAATACGGCGCTCCGCACCTCCTCTTCCATCTGCTCAATGTATTGGTGCGCGATGGTCAGATTGAGCTTGTATTTTCGCGCCTCAGACAAAATATCCGCAAACGATTTGTTGGCAAACGATTGAAATTCATCCACGAAAAAATAGAAATTCGGCTTCGCGGCAAGTTCATGGTTTGAGAGATCGGCGCGGGACATCGCGGCGAGATAGATCTTTGTGATGAGCATGCTTCCGAGCAAATTGGTATTACTCTCCCCGATGCGCCCCTTGGAGAGGTTCATGATGAAGATCTTCTTGTTGTCCATGATATCGCGGATATCAAACGAGGATTTCGGCTGGCCAATGATATCTCTGATGAGAGGGTTGGAAACGAATTGCCCCACTTTGTTCTGGATTGCCGGCGTCGCCTCTTGCGCGTAGCGATCGGAATATTTTGCAAACTCATCAACCCAGAATGATTTGATGGACGGGTCGGTAATGTTATCCACCACTTTCTTTCTGAATTCCTTGTTCACGAGCATCTTGTTGATATCAAGGAGCGTAGAACCGGGATATTCAAGAAGCGCAAAAAGCGTATTGCTCAAAATATATGCCATGCGGGCGCTCCATGCGTCCGCCCATATCTTCTCAAATGCGCTCATGAGACCGGAAACCACAAGGTGGCGCTTGTCATAACCCACGTCCTCCATCACGTTGAAAGAAATGGGGTGCTCCATATCAAACGGCGCGAAATAGACCACATCCTTGATGCGGTGTTCAGGGATATAATCAAGTAATTTTTCCGCCGTTCCGCCGTGCGGGTCAATAAACGCGATGCCGTTGCCGTTTTGGATATCCTGCACCGCCATATTCTCAAGGAGTGTAGACTTTCCCATACCCGTCTTACCAATGGTGTAGACATGGCGCGTCCGGTCCGATGCCTTAATGCCAAACTTCTCTTTCTTGTTACGAAAATCGGTTTCGGCAAAATAGGTGATTGGGTTCTTTTCGTCCATATATAGGTAGAGTATATCGTATATGGTATTAAAGAAAAAGCAACGCGTTAAGCGTTGCTTTTCATTTCCACAAAACTCCGGCGAAAGTATTACGTTTTCTATTCTTTATCAAGAGCGCCGACGGTATAGCGGTTGGAAGGATCCCAGATCATCCAGGAAGTAAGGCCCGCGTCATACACCGCCTTTTTTTGCGCCTGTATTTCCGGAATATCGTAATTGCCCCCATAATCAAAGTCTTGGATCCATGGGCGCAGTTTGTCAGGACTTGAGCTTGCCGCAATAAGCCGCTCCACTCCCTTGTCCATGGAAAATTTTATTATTTCGTACGGATACTTATTGGGGTTGTCGTACCCGTTGAAGTTCTTGGGGTAATGAGAGGGGTACACCATGGGAGCGATAAAATCAAAATAGGGCGCCGCGCGCTCAAGTACTTGTCCGATGTTCAAATCGTCCTTGTTGGTCATGGTCATGCCGAACAGATCGGCCGAAAGCACCACGCCTGTCGGGGAAAGTTTTCGGTGGAGATAGACGAAAAAATCTTCAAGCGCGGATGCTTTGCCGGCAATAGGGTCCTCAAGAATCCGTTTTTCGCTCAAGGGATAATAAATATCCCTCATGTTCCCATCCGAAGGAAAACGAATGTA
The nucleotide sequence above comes from Patescibacteria group bacterium. Encoded proteins:
- a CDS encoding type IV secretory system conjugative DNA transfer family protein, translating into MDEKNPITYFAETDFRNKKEKFGIKASDRTRHVYTIGKTGMGKSTLLENMAVQDIQNGNGIAFIDPHGGTAEKLLDYIPEHRIKDVVYFAPFDMEHPISFNVMEDVGYDKRHLVVSGLMSAFEKIWADAWSARMAYILSNTLFALLEYPGSTLLDINKMLVNKEFRKKVVDNITDPSIKSFWVDEFAKYSDRYAQEATPAIQNKVGQFVSNPLIRDIIGQPKSSFDIRDIMDNKKIFIMNLSKGRIGESNTNLLGSMLITKIYLAAMSRADLSNHELAAKPNFYFFVDEFQSFANKSFADILSEARKYKLNLTIAHQYIEQMEEEVRSAVFGNVGTMIVFRVGSFDADIFEKEFAPTFMAEDVVNLGFAQVYLKLMIDGVSSKPFSAMTLPPIALPPVSSRDKVIESSRRLYARPRTEVEKIIRERINEEGIPKEKEKKDAAPSIVSAGKEGNVGRGRREEEREKPATADRPAVAERKHVPDPRRQFPPKEHAPEFKRPEAIKEQTPPPTPAVLETQRTDRRQGYAPRRTEAPSENKNQLREALAGILKEQQAKEQQEAKQEAKTEKREKPTLPLTPTPASAHTKQESGTHNGSIKEIPEEALKKILE
- a CDS encoding PKD domain-containing protein yields the protein MLKRHLSYFFLLCVTVFSTPFFAGAQVVINEIAWMGTNDSASNEWAELANTGSSIDLTGWILRIEGKKDIALSGSIAGNGYYLIERTDDNTVPDVPADLINPFGGFLDSGAILVLLDGNGNEKDRVDGSDGWKIGGGEVKGNKSTKETAGRSGSVWITAAPTPRAINVVSPTAIDSTSEQETSTTNTSNTNSNNVSSGFPVEPQIYANAGSDKTVQAGADVLFEGQALGIEKKPLPNARFIWSFGDGGTKEGQNVLHHYSYPGEYIVVLDIASGKFSASDRARVRVIPASISISAVGVGTNPFIELSNTSQTELDISWWRLSAGEHYFTIPKNTFIPPESPIRFVASVTGLPSTSGSDVALLYPNGELAYRYGTEAIDASPVAKSVEERVSTQSASLPVVSASYPQATKENGSARAEQELGSYEEASDTPLALTAGALMPLEATQESSLTKWLLALFGVTFTGVAGVIFIRRKEETTEGLISANEITILD